One Rosa chinensis cultivar Old Blush chromosome 5, RchiOBHm-V2, whole genome shotgun sequence genomic region harbors:
- the LOC112201875 gene encoding pentatricopeptide repeat-containing protein At2g28050, translated as MSFHNVLRTLKTVKVRTQVPFQEFCELISAIPSPSAAPKPLNPTTISLLSKLNPNSLHLILSEPTLSASKCLVFFNFLLKNQSFISFKLDLQAHLTLICRLIRARKITLAEQVFKSISVDQNSRYPFRAIASCVEVCCLEPVVEAKLFNLMLKVYSDIKNFDGGLETFDYIKSIGIRIDERTYNFFSVAMNRAGEVEKGIDFLYRLLYSGTGVSVYCLTAVVEGMCRNGEITRSRELVQEMASRGIKPNIITFNIMVEACAKRWNFSELDLILPLMEKEGVAFDVKTYEFLIDGFTSSGKVEEAERLVGEMHDKGLKVKTHVYNLIINSYCRKGFLEGALSLFSKMAERSIFQNADTYWFLINGICKVGEMGLAMQYVNEMQNKGFELDNLDCNILADGFRSKGMANELFELQALMEKKSSKANGFKQKKNGYDLTRKQPAVHNN; from the coding sequence ATGTCGTTCCACAACGTCCTGCGAACCCTGAAAACTGTGAAAGTAAGAACCCAAGTACCCTTTCAAGAATTCTGTGAACTAATCTCTGCAATCCCAAGTCCCTCAGCTGCTCCAAAACCCTTGAATCCCACCACCATTTCCCTCCTGTCCAAGCTCAACCCCAACTCTCTGCACCTCATCCTCTCAGAACCCACACTCAGCGCCTCCAAATGCCTTGTCTTCTTCAACTTCCTCCTCAAAAACCAGTCCTTTATCTCATTCAAACTTGACCTCCAAGCCCACTTGACTCTCATTTGCAGGCTTATCAGGGCAAGAAAGATCACACTTGCGGAGCAAGTTTTCAAGTCCATCTCGGTTGATCAAAATTCCAGGTACCCATTTCGTGCCATTGCTTCTTGTGTTGAAGTGTGTTGTCTTGAACCTGTGGTTGAAGCCAAATTGTTCAATTTGATGCTTAAAGTTTACTCTGATATCAAAAATTTCGATGGAGGTTTGGAGACTTTTGATTACATCAAGAGTATTGGGATTCGGATAGATGAGAggacatataattttttttcggtTGCTATGAACAGAGCTGGTGAGGTGGAAAAGGGTATAGATTTCTTGTATAGATTGTTATATTCGGGCACTGGGGTCTCTGTGTATTGTTTGACAGCTGTGGTGGAGGGGATGTGTAGGAATGGAGAGATTACAAGGAGTAGAGAGTTGGTGCAGGAAATGGCTAGTAGGGGAATTAAACCCAATATCATCACATTCAATATAATGGTGGAAGCTTGTGCTAAGAGATGGAACTTTTCGGAGTTGGATTTGATTTTGCCTCTGATGGAAAAGGAAGGAGTTGCATTTGATGTCAAGACATATGAATTCTTGATCGATGGCTTCACGAGCTCCGGGAAGGTAGAAGAAGCCGAAAGATTGGTTGGGGAGATGCATGACAAGGGATTGAAAGTAAAAACTCATGTATACAATTTGATAATAAATAGCTATTGTAGAAAAGGTTTTCTGGAAGGtgctctttctttgttttccaaGATGGCTGAGAGAAGTATATTCCAGAATGCTGATACATACTGGTTTCTAATAAATGGTATTTGCAAGGTTGGAGAGATGGGGCTGGCAATGCAATATGTTAATGAGATGCAGAACAAGGGATTTGAATTAGACAATCTTGACTGCAACATCTTGGCTGATGGTTTTCGCAGCAAAGGGATGGCCAACGAGCTTTTTGAGTTACAGGCGTTGATGGAGAAAAAAAGTTCTAAAGCTAATGGCTTTAAACAGAAGAAAAATGGATACGACTTGACGAGGAAGCAGCCAGCTGTACATAATAATTAA
- the LOC112163799 gene encoding uncharacterized protein LOC112163799, whose protein sequence is MEEVKLICLDERWVSIAIDNRDDLGDVGSLHFKFLEQVLPHCSKDQLVHIEKSTKGKDLSPITDKLWKKFFERDFGVKATDEVIEKMKIKKVSFKWSELYHAKLKRMEEAEKEAGERLKNLYQKESARKRSRQVRVLDKVPPSSSSNKRSGSNAGSKLMKKVRKEYLNCLEVKNLEAVKMKRTAQCSGLIKKPRTTLQATNVF, encoded by the coding sequence ATGGAAGAGGTAAAGTTGATATGTCTTGATGAGCGTTGGGTCTCCATTGCAATAGACAATCGAGACGATCTTGGGGATGTTGGGTCGCTCCACTTCAAGTTTCTGGAGCAGGTCTTACCACACTGCTCCAAAGACCAGTTGGTTCACATCGAGAAGAGCACCAAAGGTAAAGATCTGAGTCCCATCACCGATAAGCTGTGGAAGAAGTTCTTCGAGAGAGATTTCGGTGTTAAAGCCACAGATGAGGTGATCGAGAAGATGAAGATCAAGAAAGTGAGTTTCAAATGGTCGGAATTGTACCACGCCAAGTTGAAGAGAATGGAAGAGGCTGAGAAAGAAGCGGGTGAAAGGTTGAAGAATCTGTATCAGAAAGAAAGCGCCCGGAAACGAAGCCGGCAAGTTAGGGTTTTGGATAAGGTTccaccttcttcttcaagcAATAAAAGAAGTGGATCCAACGCAGGGAGCAAACTGATgaagaaagtgaggaaagagtaTCTGAATtgtttggaggtgaaaaatCTTGAAGCTGTGAAGATGAAGAGAACTGCCCAGTGTTCTGGTCTCATCAAAAAGCCAAGAACGACTCTTCAAGCTACTAACGTCTTTTGA